A stretch of the Pseudomonas sp. ACM7 genome encodes the following:
- a CDS encoding aspartate-semialdehyde dehydrogenase: MLPPMLPLSAVPITSQQDPIRQRPDIPPVVPVQESSNESTIDLQQRDPEEAAFQLREEQRRKQEQQRRRREADEDPEEHLAIPGDELNADNTVPVAPLMEDQPRQGLWVDIQI, from the coding sequence ATGCTTCCACCGATGCTCCCCTTGAGTGCCGTGCCAATCACCTCACAGCAGGATCCGATTCGCCAGCGGCCAGATATTCCCCCCGTGGTGCCGGTGCAGGAAAGCTCCAACGAAAGCACCATTGACCTGCAACAGCGCGATCCGGAAGAGGCGGCGTTTCAGCTGCGCGAGGAACAGCGCCGCAAGCAGGAACAGCAAAGGCGCCGCCGCGAAGCGGATGAAGATCCCGAAGAGCACCTGGCGATTCCCGGTGACGAGCTCAATGCCGACAATACCGTACCAGTGGCGCCATTGATGGAAGATCAGCCACGGCAGGGTTTGTGGGTCGATATCCAGATTTGA